One genomic region from Blastopirellula marina encodes:
- a CDS encoding HTTM domain-containing protein → MSEEHQAEQPVDYAGQFAIFAFLMACGILFHQSILSDWNPLSHQILPSLAALVVVSRPKSLVAFLVMIAAHLASVMIDLPYVVNHWIFVGVMDVAILLTAAILYLQHRTSRLTGGDLLQVLAPVIRWSVLCMYTFAALAKLNSDFFKPELSAAVSLYGELSHKLGGLLPQETWAFYLVIWGTAALECSLPFLLSIRKTRWIGIALAFSFHFAMGVSGFIPFSGFAVAFLFLFLPEDVPARFAKLRDDTRWLDKSCIAIERVFRNPAMPITLCLAWFLVACARSYAWLPPDQVRMAVIRVSQLLFALYYGGVAFFVWKMYGRTLFDPVDQPRPASLKLASISLAIVPLVVILNALCPYIGLKTESSFTMYSNLQTEGNQWNHLLMPEAMKVFHWQDDLVSIIDSTYPPFQHAAKEDIRLTWFEFQRQASEADSIAVTYRRGDNVYEVADSKTDPVLSHPPEAYWGKWMWFREVPHPEKNTIRH, encoded by the coding sequence ATGAGTGAAGAACACCAGGCGGAACAACCGGTTGACTATGCCGGACAGTTTGCGATCTTTGCCTTCCTGATGGCATGCGGCATTCTGTTTCATCAGTCGATCCTGTCTGACTGGAATCCACTATCTCACCAGATACTGCCCTCTCTCGCGGCGCTCGTTGTGGTCTCGCGACCTAAGTCGTTGGTGGCGTTTCTGGTGATGATCGCTGCCCACTTGGCCAGCGTGATGATCGACCTTCCCTATGTGGTTAATCACTGGATTTTCGTCGGTGTCATGGACGTCGCCATCCTGCTGACGGCGGCTATCCTTTACCTTCAGCATCGGACCTCTCGATTGACAGGGGGCGATCTGCTACAGGTTCTCGCGCCCGTCATCCGTTGGTCTGTATTATGTATGTATACATTTGCCGCGCTGGCAAAGCTGAATTCCGACTTCTTTAAGCCAGAGCTAAGTGCTGCCGTTTCGCTCTATGGCGAACTATCGCACAAGCTGGGTGGGCTTCTGCCGCAAGAGACCTGGGCGTTTTATCTTGTTATCTGGGGAACGGCTGCCTTGGAGTGTTCGTTGCCGTTCCTCCTGTCGATCAGAAAGACCCGCTGGATCGGTATTGCTCTGGCATTCTCGTTCCACTTTGCCATGGGCGTATCTGGCTTTATTCCGTTCTCTGGCTTCGCAGTCGCGTTTCTGTTCCTGTTCCTGCCTGAAGACGTACCTGCACGGTTTGCTAAGCTGCGTGACGACACGCGCTGGCTAGACAAGTCCTGTATCGCGATCGAACGAGTTTTTCGCAACCCAGCGATGCCAATCACGCTCTGTCTGGCATGGTTTTTAGTCGCTTGTGCCCGATCATATGCCTGGCTTCCGCCTGATCAGGTTCGTATGGCCGTGATTCGTGTGAGCCAGTTGCTCTTCGCGTTGTATTACGGCGGCGTGGCATTCTTCGTCTGGAAGATGTATGGCCGCACGTTGTTCGATCCTGTCGATCAGCCCCGGCCTGCATCCCTTAAGCTGGCCAGTATCAGCCTGGCGATTGTGCCGCTGGTAGTGATCCTCAATGCGTTGTGCCCGTACATCGGCCTGAAGACCGAGAGTTCGTTCACGATGTACAGCAACCTTCAGACGGAAGGGAACCAGTGGAACCACCTGTTGATGCCTGAAGCAATGAAGGTCTTCCATTGGCAAGATGATCTGGTCAGCATTATCGATTCGACGTATCCTCCGTTTCAGCATGCGGCTAAAGAAGACATTCGTTTGACCTGGTTTGAGTTTCAGCGTCAGGCCAGCGAGGCCGATAGTATTGCTGTGACCTACCGCCGAGGTGATAACGTTTACGAGGTGGCTGACTCCAAAACCGACCCTGTTCTGTCACATCCCCCCGAGGCCTATTGGGGCAAGTGGATGTGGTTTCGCGAAGTCCCGCACCCTGAAAAGAACACTATCCGGCACTAG
- a CDS encoding methyltransferase: MNKRLRSAALNPGPGFRIRTDFVRLEEIVYRQLGRFETPDISDMLNRLYAVDSEIRSLTSPDHFLCGPVCTVKVFPGDNLMVHKVLDIAKPGDVVAIDAGGSHMNAVLGDIICTKARHRGIQGFIVDGLIRDLPQIRELDFPVFARGETAIGPLHRGPGEINYPIALGGIVVNPGDVIVADAAGIVAAPQDIVAELIRRLKVHEAGSREYIEAVQRGEFSNAWVDDLLAEQNCEIETPDLAPLSSDLKNGASLVNPIETEEHA; encoded by the coding sequence ATGAACAAGCGTCTAAGATCCGCCGCTCTTAACCCCGGCCCGGGTTTTCGAATTCGCACCGACTTCGTCCGACTTGAAGAAATTGTCTATCGGCAACTAGGGCGTTTCGAAACGCCAGACATTTCGGACATGCTCAACCGTCTTTACGCGGTAGACTCCGAGATTCGCTCGCTGACGAGTCCTGACCATTTTCTTTGTGGCCCGGTTTGTACCGTGAAAGTCTTTCCCGGCGATAACCTGATGGTTCACAAAGTGCTTGATATCGCCAAGCCAGGTGATGTCGTTGCGATTGACGCTGGCGGTTCCCACATGAACGCGGTTTTGGGGGATATTATCTGTACCAAGGCCCGTCATCGCGGTATCCAAGGCTTTATCGTCGATGGTCTCATTCGCGATCTCCCCCAGATTCGCGAGCTCGACTTCCCGGTGTTTGCTCGAGGCGAGACGGCGATTGGCCCACTGCATCGAGGTCCTGGTGAGATCAACTACCCGATCGCACTCGGGGGTATCGTCGTGAACCCTGGGGACGTCATCGTAGCCGATGCCGCTGGTATCGTTGCCGCTCCACAAGATATTGTCGCAGAGTTGATTCGCCGTTTGAAAGTACACGAGGCCGGTTCGCGCGAGTACATCGAAGCCGTTCAACGCGGTGAGTTTTCGAATGCCTGGGTCGACGATCTACTTGCCGAGCAGAACTGCGAAATCGAGACTCCCGATCTCGCCCCTCTCTCTTCTGACTTGAAAAATGGAGCGTCCCTCGTCAATCCGATCGAAACCGAAGAGCACGCATAG
- a CDS encoding NAD(P)-dependent oxidoreductase gives MANSPIETIGILAPGEMGSALAGIFRQNGCRVVTSVHSRSDRTKQLVAEAKIETLPTLQDVVGQSSILISTTPPQYAADLAMEVVGMTPQAGTLYIDANSIAPKTTQTIQHLVNSAGMPMADMAIRGLAGQLRQRGAIYLSGQQVSRVEPLLSPIETEYLGDEVGSASLLKMLMGGLSKGIATLVMELGVGADRAGILDRFLQGLGRYYPDVLSAMDSVLPTYPLHAGRRAHELQEVIACLADWGVESQVVAGGSRLLESYSHTELEKSSVQLNAATVHENLRALAHQSSFLSSSTG, from the coding sequence GTGGCAAACTCACCTATAGAAACGATCGGAATTCTGGCTCCCGGAGAAATGGGTTCCGCTTTGGCGGGCATATTTCGCCAGAATGGCTGCCGGGTCGTTACTTCAGTACACAGCCGTAGTGATCGTACAAAGCAACTTGTCGCAGAAGCAAAGATCGAGACGCTGCCGACCTTGCAAGATGTCGTTGGCCAGTCGTCGATACTTATCTCGACAACACCACCGCAATACGCTGCCGACCTGGCAATGGAAGTCGTGGGCATGACTCCCCAAGCAGGCACCCTCTACATTGATGCAAACTCCATCGCTCCCAAGACAACACAAACCATTCAGCATCTGGTGAACTCCGCTGGCATGCCGATGGCCGACATGGCCATTCGAGGACTGGCCGGCCAACTTCGTCAGCGAGGAGCAATTTATTTGAGTGGCCAGCAGGTATCGCGAGTTGAACCGCTGCTTAGCCCTATCGAGACAGAATACCTGGGAGACGAAGTCGGCTCGGCATCGCTACTGAAGATGTTGATGGGGGGGCTATCCAAAGGAATCGCGACGCTCGTCATGGAACTGGGAGTGGGTGCTGATCGAGCTGGCATTCTCGATCGCTTCCTTCAGGGGCTCGGACGATATTACCCCGATGTTTTGTCCGCGATGGATTCGGTTCTGCCAACCTACCCGTTACACGCTGGACGACGTGCTCACGAGTTACAAGAAGTGATAGCCTGCCTGGCCGACTGGGGTGTTGAAAGCCAGGTCGTGGCCGGAGGGAGTCGTCTGCTTGAAAGCTACTCGCATACGGAACTAGAGAAGTCGAGTGTTCAACTCAACGCAGCTACTGTGCATGAGAATCTCAGAGCTTTGGCTCACCAGTCATCATTCCTATCGTCATCTACAGGGTAA
- a CDS encoding O-antigen ligase family protein, whose protein sequence is MEASSNKSEAQHIAYLWGSWFAITCLWILAAFHVLSGASPVWLGIVVLPVVLVAGYLKPHLATFACVFLIYSNLPVVAAQFHGLPYAVVAMTPAMLLLPLGYFLWIKEEGVIFPWEGMLVVGMVVVQSFGVMFSRAPDESFTDLVRSIFEGLGLFFLVINAIRTPVILRGSLWALLATGAFMGAVTGHQYFTNNYQSNYGGLAQADQLGFSEVNERGVSIVRARSAGPVGEKNRYAQNMLMLLPIGVCLALTERKHWLKYAAWAATGLTVIGWAVTFSRGSVVGLAGTIVVAVFLGYLRPRVLVAMGIAAVLFVAVMPAYRERITSLLAASSLLSSTQSAEEADGSLRSRATIMMAAANVIAENPILGVGQGMFPYYAREYGKKSGYSVLQGNWEAHNLYLGIGADSGLLGLSCFLAAIGVVMVRLHRIRRRLLESNPTAALIATAFVFTLLIYLMSGMFLHYSYIRYFWLLFAMASATATLYAQKSPSVPASRGVSELF, encoded by the coding sequence ATGGAAGCAAGCTCGAACAAGTCTGAAGCTCAGCACATCGCCTATCTCTGGGGCAGTTGGTTCGCCATTACTTGCCTGTGGATCTTGGCGGCGTTCCACGTGCTTTCTGGTGCCAGTCCGGTTTGGCTGGGTATTGTTGTTTTGCCGGTCGTTTTGGTCGCTGGTTATCTGAAACCGCATTTAGCGACATTTGCCTGTGTCTTTCTAATCTATTCGAACCTACCGGTTGTCGCGGCGCAATTTCATGGTCTTCCGTATGCTGTCGTAGCCATGACCCCTGCGATGCTACTGCTTCCCCTGGGTTACTTTTTATGGATCAAGGAAGAAGGGGTCATCTTCCCCTGGGAAGGGATGCTCGTGGTTGGCATGGTCGTGGTTCAGTCGTTTGGGGTGATGTTCTCGCGGGCCCCAGATGAATCGTTCACGGATCTTGTTCGATCGATCTTTGAAGGACTAGGACTCTTCTTTCTCGTGATCAACGCGATTCGCACGCCAGTAATCCTGCGAGGATCGCTTTGGGCTCTCTTGGCAACGGGTGCCTTTATGGGGGCCGTGACTGGGCATCAGTACTTCACCAATAACTACCAAAGCAACTACGGTGGCCTGGCGCAAGCAGATCAACTCGGTTTTAGCGAAGTCAATGAACGTGGTGTCTCGATCGTGCGCGCACGTTCCGCAGGCCCTGTCGGCGAAAAAAATCGCTATGCCCAGAACATGTTGATGCTTCTTCCAATTGGCGTGTGCCTGGCACTAACCGAGCGAAAGCATTGGCTTAAATATGCAGCCTGGGCCGCGACCGGCTTGACTGTCATTGGCTGGGCCGTGACGTTTTCGCGTGGTTCGGTGGTTGGGCTCGCGGGGACGATCGTGGTTGCCGTATTCCTGGGATATTTACGCCCCAGGGTTCTCGTCGCCATGGGAATTGCCGCCGTCTTGTTCGTAGCGGTGATGCCAGCCTACCGCGAGCGTATAACTTCTCTGTTGGCCGCCAGTTCACTTTTGTCGTCGACACAATCTGCCGAGGAAGCAGACGGTTCGCTACGTAGTCGGGCCACGATCATGATGGCTGCCGCAAACGTCATTGCCGAGAATCCCATTCTGGGGGTCGGCCAGGGAATGTTCCCCTACTATGCCCGCGAGTACGGCAAGAAGAGTGGCTACAGCGTACTGCAAGGAAACTGGGAGGCCCACAATCTCTACCTGGGCATCGGGGCCGACAGCGGCCTTCTTGGTCTCAGCTGCTTTCTGGCAGCCATTGGCGTCGTCATGGTTCGCCTACATCGCATTCGACGAAGGCTTCTGGAATCCAATCCAACGGCGGCGTTAATCGCCACGGCCTTTGTCTTCACCCTTTTGATCTATCTCATGTCAGGCATGTTCTTGCATTACTCGTACATCCGGTACTTCTGGCTGCTGTTCGCAATGGCAAGTGCCACCGCTACCCTTTACGCACAAAAGTCGCCATCGGTTCCGGCGAGTCGAGGGGTGTCAGAATTATTCTGA
- a CDS encoding GumC family protein produces the protein MIRSQSEDTKTGSDQIRISTFLRKWYYFAITIPVCLGLGAVHYFLVTPTYVVTARILIQERGRPLTPHEGSALDQSFLPTHAEILSSPSVIGRAVPEIPSAKVNSPDKSPIDKVLERLEVRPLAGTNVLSVTYTDENPEWAIDGLSKIIDSYRDYLSEREQSGHQETIVLLDKRAEKLRHEIADLQVEYQEVRSQSPLLGNDADAASVQRNKLMRVGEELVRTQTQRIALENQLETLLALKPDPAKKNIHLVAKPAIPNQFDNQRKIVELLSRLNADGLLAGAHLQTDLDTLLAAEVEYSELRKNYGDKHPNVLGVAERINTIEHRLNDIADSAPELVRQETSALKRRETQLSSLYQTEFAEAKKIDEFLVKQQQKLDEIELVKSAHDTIVLQLNELRVADQAVTEGRSSVLVSVLDGPILTDELLWPQPKPLFGICVLAGLASGFCLVFASEKLKHYNQTFDPSSAPRQLPLEFERRTA, from the coding sequence ATGATTCGATCCCAATCAGAAGACACCAAGACCGGTTCCGACCAAATCCGTATCTCTACGTTCCTACGTAAATGGTATTACTTCGCCATCACGATACCGGTGTGCCTGGGCCTTGGTGCGGTGCACTACTTCTTGGTGACACCTACGTACGTGGTTACGGCACGTATTTTGATTCAAGAACGAGGGCGACCACTTACGCCCCATGAAGGGAGTGCGCTCGATCAAAGCTTTCTGCCGACTCACGCCGAGATCCTGAGTAGCCCTTCGGTCATTGGTCGTGCCGTTCCTGAGATCCCTAGTGCCAAGGTAAATTCGCCCGATAAGTCTCCGATCGACAAGGTGTTGGAACGCCTGGAAGTTCGTCCTCTTGCAGGTACGAACGTACTCAGCGTCACGTACACCGATGAAAACCCCGAATGGGCTATCGATGGCCTTTCCAAGATCATCGACTCGTACCGTGACTATCTTTCCGAGCGAGAACAATCGGGCCATCAGGAAACGATTGTCTTATTGGATAAGCGCGCCGAAAAGCTCCGGCATGAGATCGCTGATCTTCAGGTGGAATACCAAGAGGTTCGTAGTCAAAGTCCACTCCTGGGGAACGACGCCGACGCTGCTTCGGTGCAACGAAACAAGCTGATGCGAGTGGGCGAAGAACTTGTCCGCACGCAGACTCAACGCATTGCTTTGGAAAACCAGCTTGAGACGCTTCTGGCCCTCAAGCCGGACCCAGCCAAGAAGAACATTCACCTGGTTGCCAAGCCTGCCATCCCAAATCAGTTCGACAATCAACGAAAGATCGTCGAGCTACTGTCTCGTTTGAACGCCGATGGCCTGTTGGCCGGGGCGCATCTGCAAACCGACTTGGATACCTTGCTGGCCGCCGAGGTCGAGTACTCGGAACTCCGCAAGAACTATGGTGACAAGCACCCTAACGTACTGGGTGTAGCGGAACGCATCAACACGATTGAACACCGCCTGAATGACATTGCAGACTCCGCCCCGGAACTCGTCCGCCAAGAGACTTCGGCCCTCAAACGCCGCGAGACCCAGTTGTCTTCGCTGTATCAAACTGAGTTCGCGGAGGCGAAGAAGATCGACGAGTTCCTGGTCAAGCAGCAGCAAAAGCTGGACGAGATCGAGTTGGTCAAGTCGGCGCACGATACCATCGTCTTGCAGCTCAACGAACTTCGTGTTGCGGATCAAGCCGTTACCGAAGGCCGTTCGAGTGTGCTGGTGAGTGTCTTGGATGGTCCGATCCTTACCGATGAATTGCTGTGGCCTCAACCAAAGCCGTTATTTGGCATTTGTGTACTTGCCGGCTTGGCGAGTGGATTCTGCCTGGTGTTCGCATCGGAAAAGCTGAAGCACTACAACCAAACGTTCGATCCATCCAGTGCTCCACGACAGTTGCCGCTGGAATTCGAGAGAAGAACGGCCTAG
- a CDS encoding glycosyltransferase family 2 protein, protein MLARPIRKSAATPSMTLVIIAHNEQDVIADKLQNAITQQYPREKLELLVGSDGSDDRTNEIVAEFQDRGVRLVACQRQGKIGTLNETVAQAQGDILVFSDANSMYDPHSLQAIAACFSDPTVGGVAGDQVYTKDKGNAGSLGERLFWNFDRFLKRMQSRSGSVTSSTGAIHAVRRELFEPVPSGVCDDFLISTRVVAKGYRLVFEPEAIAYEEVAASDKAEFRRKSRIIARGIRGLWVMKALLNPFVYGFYSFQLASHKLLRWSVIFLLPVILVLNVACVGQGLIYQVLLGLQLVFYSLALVGILLRNTPIFRNKIAKIMAVPYFFCMANFSALSGWYQFFVGRRVDIWNSNRIT, encoded by the coding sequence ATGCTGGCCCGTCCAATCCGTAAGTCAGCAGCCACGCCAAGCATGACCCTGGTGATCATTGCGCACAACGAACAGGACGTAATTGCGGACAAACTGCAAAACGCGATTACGCAGCAATATCCGCGTGAGAAGCTAGAACTCCTTGTAGGATCAGACGGTTCCGACGATCGCACGAACGAAATCGTCGCCGAGTTTCAAGACCGCGGAGTGCGTCTTGTCGCATGCCAGCGACAAGGCAAGATCGGCACGCTGAATGAAACCGTTGCGCAAGCACAAGGCGATATTCTTGTGTTTTCAGACGCCAACAGCATGTACGATCCCCATTCGCTACAAGCGATCGCCGCTTGCTTCTCTGACCCTACTGTTGGTGGTGTTGCCGGCGACCAGGTCTATACCAAAGATAAGGGCAATGCTGGTAGCCTCGGAGAGCGGCTGTTTTGGAATTTCGACCGATTCCTCAAGCGAATGCAGTCACGCTCCGGTAGTGTGACTTCTTCCACCGGGGCCATCCATGCCGTTCGTCGCGAATTGTTCGAGCCCGTTCCTTCTGGCGTCTGCGATGACTTCCTGATTTCAACACGCGTCGTCGCGAAAGGGTATCGCCTGGTGTTCGAGCCAGAGGCGATTGCCTATGAAGAAGTTGCCGCTTCGGATAAGGCCGAATTCCGCCGTAAATCGCGGATCATTGCCCGTGGTATTCGGGGGCTCTGGGTAATGAAAGCCCTGTTAAATCCCTTTGTCTATGGGTTTTACTCCTTCCAATTGGCTTCGCATAAGTTGCTTCGCTGGAGTGTTATCTTTCTGCTGCCGGTAATCCTTGTGTTGAACGTCGCTTGCGTCGGTCAGGGGCTCATTTATCAAGTACTTCTCGGCCTGCAGTTAGTATTTTACTCGCTGGCCCTGGTCGGAATTCTGCTTCGCAATACGCCCATCTTCCGCAATAAAATCGCGAAGATTATGGCTGTGCCCTACTTCTTCTGTATGGCGAATTTCTCGGCATTGAGTGGCTGGTATCAGTTCTTCGTTGGACGTCGCGTCGACATCTGGAACTCGAACCGAATCACTTAA
- a CDS encoding GNAT family N-acetyltransferase: MGAASLIVQPRMTSHVQPIVLTPGQLTFEQIAAWKDILATDSSLQSPFYFPEYTQAVGSVRDDVYVAVIEEDDTPVAFFPYQRGSAGLGLPVGGKLNDFQGIIGTIPDTLSIQSILKECGLYSWAYDHLPDTQTDLMHSCSRVSASPYIDFSDGWKAYQDNRAQAHSSIIRETKRKERKLARDVGSVRFAFQSEDDQVFEQLLEWKSAQRRNTNTFDVLQMDWARKVLENLRTVQTDQFRGCLSAMYAGDKLIAAHFGLISNTVMHLWFPAYNVDFSSYSPGVCLMLNMLEEADARGITRFDLGKGDERFKQRLSNGATNVCQGAITSSTFANYCNSFYGMARDGVKQLPFRGLLRSSKRWFDTWMYR, translated from the coding sequence ATGGGTGCAGCATCCCTCATTGTCCAGCCGAGAATGACCTCCCACGTGCAGCCCATCGTACTGACACCTGGTCAACTGACTTTCGAGCAAATAGCTGCTTGGAAGGATATTCTTGCCACGGACAGCTCGCTCCAATCACCTTTCTATTTCCCTGAATACACGCAGGCGGTCGGCAGTGTACGAGACGACGTGTACGTCGCTGTCATTGAAGAAGACGATACTCCCGTTGCGTTCTTTCCGTACCAACGTGGTTCTGCAGGCCTCGGGCTGCCGGTGGGTGGCAAGCTTAACGACTTCCAAGGAATCATCGGTACCATCCCAGACACCCTGTCGATCCAATCGATCTTAAAGGAGTGCGGACTCTATAGCTGGGCATACGATCATCTGCCCGACACGCAAACCGACTTGATGCACTCCTGTTCTCGTGTGTCAGCCTCGCCGTATATCGACTTCTCCGACGGCTGGAAGGCATACCAAGACAACCGCGCCCAAGCCCACTCATCGATCATTCGCGAAACCAAGCGGAAGGAACGCAAGCTAGCGCGAGACGTGGGCAGCGTCCGATTTGCTTTTCAGTCAGAAGACGACCAGGTCTTTGAACAATTGCTTGAGTGGAAGTCTGCCCAGCGTCGCAATACAAATACATTCGATGTCCTACAGATGGACTGGGCTCGCAAAGTTCTCGAGAACCTGCGTACCGTCCAGACCGATCAATTCCGCGGCTGTCTCTCGGCCATGTACGCTGGAGACAAACTGATTGCGGCACACTTCGGACTGATATCCAACACCGTAATGCACCTTTGGTTCCCAGCCTATAACGTTGACTTTTCCAGCTATTCACCGGGGGTATGCCTGATGTTGAATATGCTGGAAGAGGCAGACGCACGTGGAATCACACGTTTCGACCTCGGCAAAGGGGACGAACGTTTCAAGCAACGCCTTTCGAATGGAGCTACGAACGTTTGCCAGGGAGCCATCACCTCAAGTACCTTCGCGAATTACTGCAATAGCTTTTACGGCATGGCCCGCGATGGCGTCAAGCAGTTGCCATTCCGGGGCCTTCTCAGAAGCTCCAAGCGTTGGTTCGACACCTGGATGTACCGCTAG
- the wbaP gene encoding undecaprenyl-phosphate galactose phosphotransferase WbaP, with the protein MSIVVTPQDQDFELRASRRSRSEFLQTLLTVVPMMLADGVSIVITMAFAQVLLALVFTDVHYALTRQLLPLLAIAAVTYTIGGAYRICGLHPSQELRRITLLDNTALLLLLLANLLFSESSTPYELSLVCLTLVLLNLIHPGVRLVSRTLLSTQPWWGWSVVVVGHREHAQRVLKHIQKNAELAMRPVKLLTSEEFSTASTTPEKEQLARDTVAQSHASIVVMAVENADPTSYCSDIDFWSTQSKDVIIVPANFQWPTLWTEARDIGGIMGLHARAKLLSHWRLLSKRILDIGLILLFSPVLLPIFLLIAALVRLNSAGPIFFGHKRIGRSGRTFTAWKFRSMVPNANEALEKYLNDHPELRVEWERDHKLKDDPRIIPGIGNIIRKFSLDELPQLWNVLRGDMSLVGPRPIVDSEIEKYCDVFPLYLKVTPGITGLWQVSGRNNTTYQERITLDAFYVRNWSPWLDLYILARTIKTVLLREGAY; encoded by the coding sequence GTGTCGATCGTTGTCACCCCCCAAGACCAGGATTTCGAGCTTCGCGCATCCCGTCGAAGCAGGTCAGAATTCCTGCAGACATTGCTGACCGTCGTGCCCATGATGCTCGCCGATGGGGTGAGCATCGTCATCACCATGGCGTTTGCGCAAGTTCTTTTAGCACTTGTATTTACCGACGTCCACTACGCGTTAACCCGGCAACTCCTGCCCCTTCTGGCGATTGCGGCGGTCACCTATACCATCGGTGGCGCGTATCGCATTTGCGGACTGCACCCGAGCCAAGAATTGCGGCGGATCACTTTGCTCGACAATACGGCGCTGCTGCTACTACTCTTGGCGAATCTTCTGTTCAGCGAATCGAGTACACCCTACGAACTTTCCTTGGTCTGCCTGACCCTGGTCCTGCTCAATTTGATTCATCCCGGTGTTCGTCTGGTAAGTCGAACCCTGCTCAGCACTCAGCCTTGGTGGGGATGGTCGGTTGTTGTGGTGGGGCATCGCGAACATGCCCAGCGAGTCTTAAAACACATCCAAAAGAATGCTGAACTGGCCATGCGCCCGGTCAAGCTTCTCACTTCCGAGGAATTCAGTACTGCTTCGACAACTCCGGAAAAAGAGCAGCTCGCACGTGATACCGTCGCCCAAAGCCACGCCAGCATCGTGGTGATGGCCGTCGAGAATGCCGATCCAACCTCTTACTGCAGCGATATCGACTTTTGGTCGACACAGTCCAAAGACGTCATAATCGTCCCGGCGAACTTCCAATGGCCTACACTTTGGACCGAGGCACGCGACATTGGCGGCATCATGGGACTGCATGCCCGAGCCAAGCTTCTCTCGCACTGGAGACTTCTTTCAAAGCGAATCCTCGATATCGGCCTCATCCTGTTGTTTTCGCCCGTATTGCTTCCCATTTTCCTGTTGATTGCCGCGCTCGTTCGACTGAACTCGGCGGGACCGATCTTCTTTGGCCATAAGCGGATTGGTCGGTCAGGCCGTACATTTACCGCCTGGAAATTTCGCAGCATGGTACCCAATGCGAACGAGGCGTTAGAGAAGTACCTAAACGATCATCCCGAGCTCCGCGTAGAGTGGGAGCGTGACCATAAGCTGAAGGATGACCCCCGAATCATCCCAGGGATAGGGAATATTATCCGCAAATTCAGTCTGGATGAGCTTCCCCAACTGTGGAATGTGCTCCGCGGAGACATGAGCCTGGTGGGGCCACGCCCTATCGTCGACTCCGAAATTGAGAAGTACTGCGACGTATTTCCGCTCTATCTCAAAGTGACACCCGGAATAACAGGTCTTTGGCAGGTATCCGGCAGAAACAATACAACCTACCAAGAACGCATAACACTCGACGCGTTCTATGTGCGAAATTGGTCTCCGTGGCTAGACTTATATATACTAGCGAGGACAATAAAGACTGTACTTCTACGCGAAGGCGCTTATTAG